The Psychromonas sp. MME1 genome window below encodes:
- the tilS gene encoding tRNA lysidine(34) synthetase TilS, whose protein sequence is MNKHDLFTTFRQQLTSLTLQNGGDFHIALSGGLDSIVLLHLFSRLRERDKKIAVFAHHINHGLSENAQCWSDFCADYCRHLQVGFTLTKVQLNKKNRISLEALAREKRYHALQKNLSEQSCLVTAHHQDDQLETVLLALKRGSGITGLQGIQGRQTLSSGFLIRPLLVFSRAQLEEYASLFQLQWIEDESNSNQDFDRNFIRHSITPLLKGRWPSIGKSVARSAFICQEQQQILDELAAQDHAAVLYSCLNQQALTVSGLKLLSVGRRNNVLRLWFKLQQIDYPSATQMQAIWQNVVLAKNDATPIMQFKNYSLRRYRDHIYLLKDQDIAINRSEKIYWQGQSLLSLANDRIQLQLAFSEQCEAADMVINCPKDAQIEICFRSHLPTNLRCQPTGRQGSRSIKKLLHEYHVAPWLRDLVPFILVNGELAAAVGLWQCQITNESSEIGQLHIKLLND, encoded by the coding sequence ATGAACAAGCATGATTTATTCACAACATTCAGGCAGCAATTAACTTCTTTGACTCTACAAAATGGAGGCGATTTTCACATCGCCTTAAGCGGCGGTTTAGATTCTATTGTGTTATTGCACCTTTTTTCACGTCTACGTGAACGTGATAAAAAGATCGCTGTTTTTGCCCATCATATTAATCACGGACTGAGTGAGAACGCACAATGCTGGAGTGATTTTTGTGCCGATTATTGTCGTCATTTACAAGTGGGTTTTACTCTTACGAAGGTACAATTAAATAAAAAAAATCGTATTAGTTTAGAAGCGCTTGCACGCGAAAAGCGTTATCACGCTTTGCAAAAAAACTTATCGGAACAGAGTTGTTTAGTGACCGCTCACCATCAAGATGATCAATTGGAAACGGTCTTATTAGCCCTTAAACGCGGCTCTGGTATTACTGGCTTGCAAGGTATTCAAGGAAGACAAACGTTATCATCTGGTTTTCTAATCCGTCCACTGTTGGTTTTTTCTCGCGCTCAACTAGAGGAGTATGCAAGCTTATTTCAACTGCAATGGATTGAAGATGAGAGCAATAGTAATCAAGACTTTGATCGCAATTTCATTCGTCATAGCATTACGCCACTATTAAAAGGGCGTTGGCCTAGTATTGGTAAATCGGTGGCACGCAGCGCCTTTATTTGCCAAGAGCAACAACAGATCCTTGATGAACTCGCCGCGCAGGATCACGCCGCCGTGCTGTATTCCTGTTTAAATCAGCAGGCATTAACGGTTAGTGGCTTAAAATTGTTGAGCGTTGGTCGGCGTAATAACGTGTTGCGTTTATGGTTTAAATTGCAGCAGATAGATTATCCTTCAGCAACGCAGATGCAAGCTATTTGGCAGAATGTCGTGTTGGCAAAAAACGATGCCACGCCAATTATGCAATTTAAAAACTACTCGCTGCGCCGTTATCGTGACCATATTTATCTGCTAAAAGATCAAGATATCGCGATTAATCGCAGTGAAAAAATTTACTGGCAAGGGCAATCATTACTTAGTCTTGCGAATGATCGCATTCAGCTACAGTTGGCATTTTCCGAACAATGCGAAGCTGCAGACATGGTGATTAATTGCCCTAAAGATGCGCAAATAGAGATCTGTTTTCGCTCACATTTACCAACCAATCTACGTTGTCAACCCACAGGCCGACAGGGATCCCGTAGTATTAAAAAACTGCTGCATGAATACCATGTTGCGCCTTGGTTACGCGATTTAGTACCATTTATTTTAGTAAATGGCGAGTTAGCTGCTGCGGTTGGTTTATGGCAGTGTCAGATTACTAACGAAAGTTCTGAAATTGGCCAGTTACATATCAAGCTGTTAAATGATTAG
- the rnhB gene encoding ribonuclease HII → MAKSETFYPDIIYPNYQLIAGVDEVGRGPLVGDVVTAAVILDVNNPITGLTDSKKLSEKKLALLFDQIQEKALSISIGRATPSEIDQLNILHATMLAMQRAVDNLTIEPEFVFIDGNRCPQLTMPCEAVVKGDLRVAEISAASIIAKVTRDREMVELDRRYPQYGFAKHKGYPTKAHFQALQTYGVIAEYRKSFKPVQNILATK, encoded by the coding sequence ATGGCAAAATCTGAAACGTTTTACCCCGATATTATTTATCCAAATTATCAGCTGATTGCCGGTGTTGATGAAGTGGGGCGAGGACCATTAGTTGGTGACGTTGTGACTGCCGCTGTCATTTTAGATGTAAATAACCCGATTACAGGTTTAACTGATTCTAAAAAGCTGAGTGAAAAAAAACTTGCTCTACTGTTTGATCAGATCCAAGAAAAAGCGTTATCTATTTCGATAGGACGTGCCACACCCTCCGAAATCGATCAATTGAACATTCTCCATGCGACTATGTTAGCGATGCAACGAGCGGTTGATAATTTAACAATAGAGCCTGAATTTGTTTTTATTGATGGTAATCGGTGTCCACAACTTACTATGCCCTGTGAAGCGGTAGTTAAAGGTGATTTGCGCGTTGCGGAAATAAGTGCGGCGTCAATTATCGCTAAAGTCACCCGTGATAGAGAGATGGTTGAGTTAGATCGCCGTTATCCGCAATATGGTTTTGCTAAACATAAAGGTTATCCCACTAAGGCGCATTTTCAAGCATTACAAACGTATGGCGTGATTGCCGAATATAGAAAAAGTTTTAAACCCGTACAAAATATTCTTGCGACCAAATAA
- the dnaE gene encoding DNA polymerase III subunit alpha — protein MSDSLNNTTSIEPKFIHLRVHSDYSMVDGLSKVKPLVSKTAAMNMPALALTDQMNFCGLVKFYGAAHAAGIKPIVGTDFWVQSELMEGEQFSLTALAMDNEGYKNITELISKAYLRGHVAGRAIIDQEWLIEHNKGVILLSGAKEGDLGKALLKGNRQHAEEITHFYLRHFPQRYYIELIRTNRLHEENYLHHAIAWAEKYQLPVVATNQVVFAEQSLFDAHEIRVCINQGYTLGDDRRPKAYSPEQYLRSEAEMCALFEDIPEALINSVEIAKRCNVTLRLGEYFLPDFPTDGMPINEFFCKVSREGLEERLAFLFDKNSPDFAEIRKPYDERLQIELDVINNMGFPGYFLIVMEFIQWSKDNNIPVGPGRGSGAGSLVAYALKITDLDPLELELLFERFLNPERVSMPDFDIDFCMDRRDEVIDHVAQLYGRDAVSQIITFGTMASKAVIRDVGRVLGHAYGFVDGISKLIPPTPGMTLAKAFVEEPRLQERYDGSDDVKELIDMCRILEGTIRNAGKHAGGVVISPTTITDFAPLYCDEEGNNPVTQFDKNDVEYAGLVKFDFLGLRTLTIIQWALDMANAHKKARGEEPIYIERISLTEPACFDLLKRYETTAVFQLESRGMKDLIRRLQPDCFEDMIALVALFRPGPLQSGMVDNFIERKHGREVVSYPDEKWQHESLKGILSPTYGIILYQEQVMQIAQVLSGYTLGGADMLRRAMGKKKPEEMAKQRATFEQGAIENGIDGELAMKIFDLVEKFAGYGFNKSHSAAYALVSYQTLWMKTFYPSYFMAAVMSADMDNTEKIVVLVAECQSMGLTIGPPDVNEGVFKFNVDQDLRIVYGIGAVKGVGEAPVEAIIEARESGGKFTDLFDFCNRIDLKRCNRRILEKLILAGALDKLGPHRAALMETLPDALQSAMQHKKAESFGQSDLFGVLTTDSNEVAHKFASVAKWPEKQWLAGEKETLGLYLTGHPINQYEAHFSAFHCTKLANLVANRRGQNSRVAGLILSMRVMVTKTGKRMGILTLDDKSARMEITVFADLLDQYEALLVSDNVIVIQGQVSEDYFNGGLKMNAREVMSIDQARERFACKLRLKIHYQQVGADFQTQLNAALEPAMGGLCPVYIEYTNQQAQVELSLGLAWSVTPSDDLLFALARLLGEENVTLHFDHIA, from the coding sequence ATGTCAGATAGCCTAAATAACACGACCAGTATAGAGCCTAAATTTATTCATTTGCGCGTGCACAGTGATTATTCGATGGTCGATGGTTTAAGTAAAGTTAAACCTTTGGTAAGCAAAACGGCAGCGATGAATATGCCGGCATTAGCATTAACCGATCAAATGAATTTTTGTGGTCTAGTTAAATTCTATGGTGCAGCACATGCAGCAGGTATTAAACCGATAGTTGGTACTGACTTTTGGGTGCAAAGTGAGTTAATGGAAGGTGAGCAGTTTAGTCTTACGGCATTAGCCATGGATAATGAAGGCTATAAAAATATTACCGAATTAATTTCTAAAGCTTATTTACGTGGCCATGTCGCTGGTCGCGCTATCATAGATCAAGAGTGGCTAATTGAACATAACAAAGGTGTCATTTTACTCTCTGGTGCAAAAGAGGGGGATTTAGGAAAAGCGCTGTTAAAAGGGAATAGGCAACATGCCGAAGAGATCACTCACTTTTACCTGCGCCATTTTCCGCAGCGTTACTATATCGAGCTAATTCGTACCAATCGTCTTCATGAAGAAAATTACCTTCATCATGCCATTGCTTGGGCAGAAAAATACCAATTACCCGTTGTTGCAACCAATCAAGTTGTATTTGCGGAGCAATCGCTATTTGATGCCCATGAAATTCGAGTTTGTATTAATCAAGGGTATACACTCGGTGATGATCGCCGACCTAAAGCATATAGTCCTGAGCAATACCTGCGTAGTGAAGCGGAAATGTGTGCGTTATTTGAAGATATACCAGAAGCGCTTATTAATAGTGTTGAAATAGCAAAACGTTGTAATGTTACTTTACGTTTAGGCGAATATTTTTTACCCGATTTTCCAACTGATGGAATGCCAATTAATGAATTTTTTTGCAAGGTCTCACGTGAAGGGCTAGAAGAGCGTTTAGCGTTTCTATTTGATAAAAATAGTCCTGATTTTGCTGAAATTCGTAAGCCCTATGATGAACGTTTACAAATAGAATTAGATGTTATTAATAATATGGGCTTTCCTGGCTACTTCTTGATTGTGATGGAGTTTATTCAATGGAGTAAAGATAACAATATCCCAGTTGGGCCTGGTCGAGGATCTGGTGCGGGATCATTGGTCGCCTATGCACTGAAAATAACCGATCTCGATCCGCTCGAGTTAGAGCTATTATTTGAACGATTTTTGAATCCTGAACGTGTTTCAATGCCCGACTTCGATATCGACTTCTGCATGGATAGACGTGATGAAGTTATCGATCACGTTGCTCAATTGTATGGCCGTGATGCGGTCTCACAAATTATTACCTTCGGTACAATGGCATCTAAAGCCGTTATTCGCGACGTTGGGCGTGTATTGGGTCATGCCTATGGCTTTGTCGATGGCATTTCTAAACTTATTCCCCCCACACCGGGTATGACGTTGGCAAAAGCCTTTGTAGAGGAGCCGCGTTTACAGGAACGCTATGACGGTAGTGATGATGTTAAAGAGTTAATTGATATGTGCCGAATTCTTGAAGGCACAATCCGTAATGCCGGTAAGCATGCTGGTGGGGTAGTTATTTCGCCCACGACGATCACCGATTTTGCTCCGTTATATTGTGATGAAGAGGGTAATAACCCCGTTACCCAGTTCGATAAAAATGATGTTGAATATGCCGGTCTGGTTAAGTTTGATTTCTTGGGACTGCGGACGCTCACTATTATTCAGTGGGCGCTGGATATGGCTAACGCCCATAAAAAAGCACGTGGTGAAGAGCCTATTTATATTGAGCGAATTAGCCTAACCGAACCGGCTTGCTTTGATTTATTAAAACGTTATGAAACAACGGCTGTTTTTCAACTAGAATCGCGTGGTATGAAGGATTTAATACGTCGCCTTCAACCTGACTGTTTTGAGGATATGATCGCCTTAGTTGCCCTATTTCGTCCGGGCCCCTTACAATCTGGGATGGTAGATAATTTCATCGAACGTAAACATGGTCGAGAAGTTGTCTCTTATCCCGATGAAAAATGGCAACATGAGTCACTAAAAGGTATTTTATCACCGACCTACGGCATTATCTTATACCAAGAACAAGTTATGCAAATTGCTCAGGTGCTCTCTGGTTATACGCTCGGTGGTGCGGATATGTTGCGCCGTGCAATGGGTAAGAAAAAACCGGAGGAGATGGCTAAACAGCGAGCAACCTTTGAGCAGGGCGCTATTGAAAATGGTATTGATGGTGAGCTTGCCATGAAGATCTTCGATTTAGTGGAAAAATTTGCAGGGTATGGTTTTAATAAATCGCACTCTGCTGCCTATGCATTGGTCTCCTATCAAACATTATGGATGAAGACCTTTTATCCTTCCTATTTTATGGCGGCAGTCATGTCTGCTGATATGGATAATACCGAGAAAATCGTTGTCTTGGTTGCTGAATGCCAAAGTATGGGATTAACGATCGGTCCGCCCGATGTTAATGAAGGGGTCTTTAAATTTAATGTTGATCAAGACCTGCGTATTGTCTATGGGATTGGTGCCGTAAAAGGGGTTGGTGAAGCGCCTGTCGAAGCAATCATAGAAGCGCGTGAGTCAGGCGGAAAGTTTACCGATCTTTTTGATTTTTGTAACCGTATTGACCTGAAACGTTGTAATCGACGTATTCTTGAAAAACTGATTTTGGCGGGCGCGTTAGATAAATTAGGACCGCATCGTGCTGCATTAATGGAAACACTACCCGATGCATTGCAATCGGCCATGCAGCATAAAAAAGCAGAATCTTTTGGCCAAAGCGATCTGTTTGGTGTCCTAACCACCGACAGTAATGAAGTTGCCCATAAATTTGCATCGGTTGCTAAATGGCCTGAAAAGCAGTGGCTAGCGGGTGAAAAAGAGACCCTAGGTTTATATTTAACAGGGCATCCAATCAACCAGTACGAAGCGCATTTTAGTGCATTCCATTGTACTAAGTTGGCCAATCTAGTCGCCAATCGTCGCGGTCAAAATAGCCGTGTTGCTGGTTTGATTTTAAGTATGCGCGTGATGGTGACCAAAACTGGTAAACGGATGGGCATTTTAACCTTAGACGATAAAAGTGCGCGTATGGAGATAACGGTATTTGCGGATCTTTTAGATCAATATGAAGCGTTGTTAGTAAGCGATAACGTTATCGTGATCCAAGGGCAAGTGAGCGAAGATTACTTTAATGGCGGTTTAAAGATGAATGCGCGTGAAGTGATGAGTATTGACCAAGCGCGCGAACGTTTTGCCTGTAAATTACGTTTAAAAATACATTATCAACAAGTTGGCGCTGACTTTCAAACGCAATTAAATGCCGCTTTAGAGCCTGCTATGGGGGGATTATGCCCTGTTTATATCGAGTATACTAACCAACAAGCGCAGGTTGAACTCTCTCTTGGATTAGCGTGGTCAGTGACGCCGTCGGATGATTTGTTATTCGCCTTAGCTCGTCTGCTGGGGGAAGAAAATGTCACCTTACATTTCGACCATATTGCTTAA
- the lpxB gene encoding lipid-A-disaccharide synthase, whose translation MTKPLRIGIIAGEASGDILGEGLIKALKCHYPDAIFEGIAGPKMIAQGCNALYPLEALSVMGIAEVLGKLRSILAIRKGIINYFIDNPPDIFIGIDAPDFNLTVELKLKQRNIKTIHYVSPSVWAWKQWRIHKIAKATDLVLAFLPFEKAFYDRFNVPCKFVGHTLADQLPIQPEKNIARQKLGLNEQDKILAILPGSRKAEVQMLSPIFLQAAAIIGEQFPALKFIVPMVNARRKAQFLSLKADYAAGLDIRVFDGQASAVLQSADTVLLASGTAALEAMLAKAPMVVAYRVNWFTAVIARLLVKVKFTSLPNLIADKAVVKELNQEDCTVENIVAELQRLLSEDNQELINTFSELHQLIKCDADKQAAQAVVDLLKTP comes from the coding sequence ATGACTAAACCATTAAGAATTGGAATAATCGCAGGTGAAGCATCTGGTGATATATTGGGCGAAGGGCTAATTAAAGCGCTAAAATGCCATTATCCTGATGCTATTTTTGAAGGTATCGCGGGCCCAAAAATGATTGCGCAAGGATGTAATGCATTATATCCACTGGAAGCTTTATCGGTGATGGGGATTGCTGAAGTACTGGGCAAGTTACGTAGTATTTTAGCTATTCGTAAAGGCATTATTAACTACTTTATTGATAACCCTCCTGATATTTTTATTGGTATTGATGCACCTGATTTTAATTTAACGGTTGAGCTTAAATTAAAGCAACGCAATATCAAAACAATTCATTATGTCAGCCCATCAGTGTGGGCGTGGAAACAGTGGCGTATCCATAAGATAGCCAAAGCCACCGACTTGGTATTGGCTTTTTTGCCCTTTGAAAAAGCCTTTTATGATAGGTTTAATGTGCCCTGTAAGTTTGTTGGTCATACCCTTGCAGACCAGCTTCCTATCCAGCCTGAAAAAAATATTGCACGGCAAAAACTCGGGCTTAATGAACAGGATAAAATATTAGCGATATTACCTGGCAGCCGTAAAGCTGAGGTGCAAATGCTTTCGCCAATATTTTTGCAAGCTGCAGCGATTATTGGAGAGCAATTCCCAGCGCTTAAGTTTATTGTGCCAATGGTCAATGCGAGACGAAAAGCGCAATTTTTATCATTGAAAGCAGACTATGCAGCTGGATTGGATATACGCGTCTTTGATGGTCAAGCCAGTGCCGTATTGCAATCGGCCGATACAGTATTACTCGCATCGGGTACTGCCGCTCTGGAAGCGATGTTAGCGAAAGCGCCGATGGTTGTTGCCTATCGAGTTAATTGGTTTACGGCGGTGATCGCGAGATTACTGGTTAAAGTTAAATTTACTTCTTTGCCTAATTTAATTGCCGATAAAGCCGTTGTGAAGGAGTTAAACCAAGAAGATTGTACAGTCGAGAACATTGTTGCAGAATTGCAGCGTTTACTAAGCGAAGATAACCAAGAATTAATCAATACATTTAGTGAGTTACACCAATTAATAAAGTGTGATGCTGATAAACAGGCGGCTCAAGCCGTTGTCGATTTATTGAAGACCCCATAG
- the lpxA gene encoding acyl-ACP--UDP-N-acetylglucosamine O-acyltransferase, translated as MTDSTALIHPTAIIHENAIIGKNVQIGPYSIIGDRVEIGDDCWIAPHVVVKGPTKMGKGNKIFQFASVGEDCQDLKYNGEETFLEIGDNNVFRESCTIHRGTAQDQGTTRIGNNNLLMAYVHVAHDCILGDNIILSNNATLAGHTKLANNVIIGGLSALHQFTRVGEYAMIGGCSAVNKDIPPYFMASGNYVQAQGINSVGLKRRGFSSAAIMEIKRAYKLLCRQGLTLEQAKIEIAAKLDSCPELKVLYDFICAESRGIVR; from the coding sequence ATGACAGATTCAACGGCATTAATCCACCCAACGGCGATTATTCACGAAAATGCAATAATCGGTAAAAATGTTCAAATTGGTCCCTACTCTATTATTGGCGATCGTGTTGAAATTGGTGATGATTGCTGGATCGCCCCACACGTTGTCGTAAAAGGCCCAACTAAAATGGGTAAAGGTAACAAGATATTTCAATTTGCTTCTGTGGGGGAAGATTGCCAAGATTTAAAATACAATGGCGAAGAGACTTTTTTAGAAATTGGCGATAATAACGTTTTTCGAGAAAGTTGTACCATTCACCGTGGTACTGCACAGGATCAAGGAACGACGCGCATTGGTAACAATAATTTATTAATGGCCTATGTGCATGTAGCCCACGATTGTATTCTTGGTGATAATATTATTTTATCGAATAATGCAACGCTAGCAGGGCATACCAAACTTGCGAATAATGTTATTATTGGCGGGTTATCTGCCTTACACCAATTCACTCGTGTTGGTGAATATGCAATGATTGGTGGTTGTTCAGCGGTTAACAAAGATATTCCACCCTATTTTATGGCGAGTGGAAATTATGTCCAAGCACAGGGAATTAATTCTGTTGGTCTAAAACGTCGTGGTTTTAGCAGTGCGGCGATTATGGAAATTAAACGGGCATATAAACTGCTCTGTCGCCAAGGACTTACGCTTGAGCAAGCAAAAATCGAGATTGCCGCAAAATTAGATAGCTGTCCTGAGCTAAAAGTATTATACGATTTTATTTGCGCAGAGAGTCGCGGAATTGTACGGTAA
- the tesA gene encoding multifunctional acyl-CoA thioesterase I/protease I/lysophospholipase L1, which produces MAKVSLGIIVFLFSAMVNSTTLLIVGDSLSAGYRMSSEESWPVLLDKQLQPLGKSAKIINASISGDTTGNGLARLPSLLAQHTPDSVLIELGANDGLRGFPVARVKENLQKMIQLIKAQNAQPLLMQIHIPPNYGKRYTTAFSSLYISLSEKNQIPLLPFFLEQVIQKPQWMMEDGLHPTPQAQPWIAEFMAKELAPYL; this is translated from the coding sequence ATGGCAAAAGTTTCCCTTGGTATTATTGTTTTTCTCTTTTCAGCGATGGTAAATAGTACGACCTTACTCATCGTTGGAGACAGTTTAAGTGCAGGTTATAGAATGTCCAGTGAAGAAAGTTGGCCTGTATTGTTAGATAAACAACTACAACCCCTTGGTAAATCAGCAAAGATAATCAATGCAAGTATATCTGGCGACACCACCGGTAATGGTTTAGCCCGTTTACCTTCTCTATTGGCTCAACATACCCCTGACTCAGTACTCATTGAGCTTGGCGCTAATGATGGATTACGTGGTTTTCCCGTCGCACGCGTCAAGGAAAATTTGCAAAAAATGATACAACTCATTAAAGCACAAAATGCGCAACCACTGCTAATGCAAATTCATATCCCGCCTAACTATGGTAAACGATACACAACGGCTTTTAGTTCACTTTATATTTCGCTCAGTGAAAAAAATCAAATTCCATTGCTGCCCTTTTTCCTTGAACAGGTGATACAAAAACCACAATGGATGATGGAAGATGGGCTACATCCAACGCCACAGGCACAACCTTGGATTGCTGAATTTATGGCCAAGGAGTTAGCCCCCTATCTCTAA
- a CDS encoding ABC transporter ATP-binding protein, which produces MSSSIIKVSSLSKSVISNASELSILNDISFEVFANESVAIIGTSGAGKSTLMTLLSGLDTPTCGDVELLGENLSQLDDEQRAKIRSESLGFVFQNFLLIPSLTALENVTLPAILRGQGEDRQRAQQLLDSVGLTGRATHLPAQLSGGEQQRVALARAFMTQPKILFADEPTGNLDQKTAEQIIELLFAMNRNHGTTLVLITHDPALAQRCDRILTIHAGQLLQESKNG; this is translated from the coding sequence ATGTCATCATCCATTATCAAAGTGAGTTCATTAAGTAAATCGGTCATTTCTAATGCCAGTGAATTATCTATATTAAACGATATCTCCTTTGAAGTCTTCGCTAATGAGAGTGTCGCTATTATTGGTACATCTGGTGCGGGTAAATCAACATTGATGACATTGCTATCTGGATTAGATACACCAACCTGTGGTGATGTTGAATTGCTTGGCGAGAACCTATCACAATTAGATGATGAGCAGCGTGCTAAAATCCGCAGTGAATCACTCGGTTTTGTGTTTCAAAATTTTTTATTGATCCCATCCCTAACGGCTCTTGAAAATGTCACGCTTCCAGCCATCTTACGCGGGCAAGGTGAAGATCGCCAAAGAGCACAGCAGCTTCTTGATTCCGTCGGTTTAACCGGTCGAGCAACCCATTTACCCGCACAGTTATCCGGTGGTGAACAGCAAAGGGTTGCCTTGGCGCGCGCATTTATGACGCAACCAAAAATTCTTTTTGCTGACGAACCTACGGGTAATTTAGACCAAAAAACGGCAGAGCAGATCATCGAGCTATTATTCGCCATGAATCGCAATCATGGCACAACGCTCGTGTTAATTACCCATGATCCCGCTTTGGCGCAGCGCTGCGATCGTATTTTGACAATCCACGCAGGTCAATTGTTGCAGGAGTCAAAGAATGGGTAA